The Nocardioides salarius genome includes a region encoding these proteins:
- the serC gene encoding phosphoserine transaminase: protein MGPVSDPVVDLRIPDDLLPGDGRFGSGPSKVPTAHLDALAATGATLMGTSHRQAPVRSLVGRVVEGVRALLDVPEDHEVVLGNGGSTAFWDVATHGLVERRSQHLTYGEFTSKFATAVAGAPWLEEPSVRSAPAGSLAEPLAEAGVDAYAWAHNETSTGVMAPVVRPEGTDPGALVLVDATSGAGGLPVDLRHTDVYYFAPQKGLASDGGLWVAVMSPAALERAGRIAASERYVPAFLDLPTAIDNSRKQQTYNTPAVATLFLLAEQLDRLNGLGGLPAAVERTTRSSQHLYAWAEQRAWASPFVTDPAHRSLVVGTVDLDDAVPGATVRSVLRANGVVDVEPYRSLGRNQLRVGMFPAVDPDDVVALTRCVDWVVERL, encoded by the coding sequence ATAGGTCCTGTGAGCGACCCCGTGGTGGACCTGCGCATCCCCGACGACCTGCTGCCCGGCGACGGCCGCTTCGGCTCCGGGCCGTCGAAGGTGCCCACCGCCCACCTCGACGCGCTCGCCGCGACCGGGGCGACGCTGATGGGCACCTCGCACCGGCAGGCACCGGTGCGCTCGCTGGTGGGCCGGGTGGTCGAGGGCGTGCGCGCCCTGCTCGACGTGCCCGAGGACCACGAGGTGGTGCTGGGCAACGGCGGCTCGACCGCCTTCTGGGACGTCGCCACCCACGGGCTGGTCGAGCGGCGCAGCCAGCACCTGACCTACGGCGAGTTCACCTCCAAGTTCGCCACCGCGGTCGCCGGCGCGCCCTGGCTGGAGGAGCCGTCGGTGCGCAGCGCCCCCGCGGGCTCCCTCGCCGAGCCGCTCGCGGAGGCCGGCGTCGACGCCTACGCCTGGGCCCACAACGAGACCTCCACCGGTGTGATGGCGCCCGTCGTGCGGCCCGAGGGGACCGACCCGGGCGCCCTGGTGCTGGTCGACGCGACCTCGGGGGCCGGCGGGCTGCCCGTCGACCTCCGCCACACCGACGTCTACTACTTCGCCCCCCAGAAGGGCCTGGCCTCCGACGGCGGGCTGTGGGTCGCCGTCATGTCGCCCGCGGCGCTCGAGCGGGCCGGGCGGATCGCGGCCTCGGAGCGCTACGTACCGGCCTTCCTCGACCTGCCGACCGCCATCGACAACTCGCGCAAGCAGCAGACCTACAACACCCCGGCCGTGGCCACCCTGTTCCTGCTCGCCGAGCAGCTCGACCGGCTCAACGGCCTGGGCGGGCTGCCGGCGGCCGTCGAGCGCACCACCCGCTCGTCGCAGCACCTCTACGCCTGGGCCGAGCAGCGGGCCTGGGCCAGCCCCTTCGTCACCGACCCCGCCCACCGCTCGCTGGTGGTCGGCACCGTCGACCTCGACGACGCGGTGCCCGGCGCCACCGTCAGGTCGGTGCTGCGCGCCAACGGCGTCGTCGACGTCGAGCCCTACCGCAGCCTGGGCCGCAACCAGCTGCGGGTGGGCATGTTCCCCGCGGTCGACCCCGACGACGTCGTCGCGCTCACCCGCTGCGTCGACTGGGTCGTCGAGCGACTCTGA
- a CDS encoding zinc ribbon domain-containing protein: MTRNDLPDTARTRIGLRVLGGVLLLVGGAVFAWGITTVFGYDGYDSPPGLAIAAFLGGMPVAVVGLGMLNASTIGAQSRYVAGETMPTLKQSAAYLSDGEGIMGVGRTVDDRERGTAAAGGPYCRSCGVRNDEDARFCDGCGASLA, from the coding sequence ATGACGAGGAACGACCTGCCCGACACCGCGCGCACCCGCATCGGGCTGCGCGTCCTGGGGGGCGTGCTGCTGCTGGTCGGCGGTGCGGTCTTCGCCTGGGGCATCACCACCGTCTTCGGCTACGACGGCTACGACTCGCCGCCGGGCCTGGCCATCGCCGCCTTCCTCGGTGGCATGCCGGTCGCGGTCGTCGGCCTGGGCATGCTCAACGCGAGCACCATCGGTGCGCAGTCGCGCTACGTCGCGGGCGAGACGATGCCCACGCTCAAGCAGTCGGCGGCCTACCTCTCCGACGGGGAGGGCATCATGGGCGTCGGACGCACGGTCGACGACCGGGAGCGCGGCACCGCTGCCGCCGGCGGCCCGTACTGCCGCTCGTGCGGGGTGCGCAACGACGAGGACGCGAGGTTCTGTGACGGGTGTGGCGCGTCCCTCGCCTGA